Proteins co-encoded in one Candidatus Krumholzibacteriota bacterium genomic window:
- a CDS encoding BamA/TamA family outer membrane protein has translation MNNLFIYLAMCLALAPSAPGEDAARPVRSRYDGLPVLSVSIFGYDRLDRGIVLRASGLRIGEPWSRALADSARAGIERLAAVESVSIRRIHNRGEKGVRLIVRITEGSTRSIEPVARRNAANRVGFGLGAVEKSFRGRNEHLAAWFTLRGATTIAASWHAPSLAAAPRIGLGLQAGWSGYDYPFPDAGSLLVDERIDRFEAALSCRLRFPGGCSVVVAPGLDLIDVAEPMVAGDWLAGAPDQPAGLFTTLETAVELDRLGRRFYPRRGLFFSIGRRDWGILQPDAAMKNFLWKGRGALFLPLGRAIAAIVVEGGFAHGRVPLLLRRHIGGENTLRGHEFGAFAGERSIVQRTELRVPLNFSELADIGNPMVLVDLHVFWDAGAAWNRPEAFDTDLIHSGFGCGMHFIPRAGLLATVGYAWRLDTSGDWYLDLSTGF, from the coding sequence ATGAACAACCTTTTCATATACTTGGCGATGTGCCTCGCCCTCGCGCCATCCGCGCCCGGAGAAGACGCGGCCCGCCCGGTGCGGAGCCGGTACGACGGCCTGCCCGTCCTCAGCGTCTCGATCTTCGGTTACGACCGGCTCGACCGAGGCATCGTGCTGCGGGCATCCGGGCTCAGGATCGGCGAGCCCTGGTCCCGCGCGCTGGCCGATTCGGCGCGGGCGGGGATCGAGCGCCTCGCCGCCGTCGAGAGCGTCAGCATCCGACGGATCCACAACCGCGGCGAGAAGGGCGTCCGGCTCATCGTGCGGATCACCGAGGGCTCGACGCGATCGATCGAGCCGGTGGCGCGACGGAACGCGGCGAACCGGGTCGGGTTCGGGCTCGGCGCCGTCGAGAAGAGTTTCCGCGGGCGGAACGAGCACCTCGCCGCCTGGTTCACCCTGCGCGGCGCGACGACCATCGCCGCCTCGTGGCACGCGCCATCGCTCGCCGCCGCGCCCCGTATCGGCCTCGGCCTCCAGGCGGGCTGGAGCGGGTACGACTATCCCTTCCCGGACGCCGGGTCGCTCCTCGTCGACGAGAGGATCGACCGGTTCGAGGCCGCCCTCTCCTGCCGCCTGCGCTTTCCCGGGGGATGCAGCGTCGTCGTCGCACCGGGCCTCGACCTCATCGACGTCGCCGAGCCGATGGTCGCCGGCGACTGGCTCGCCGGCGCTCCCGACCAGCCCGCCGGCCTCTTCACCACGCTCGAGACCGCCGTGGAGCTCGATCGGCTCGGCCGGCGGTTCTACCCGCGGCGGGGGCTCTTTTTCTCGATCGGCAGGCGCGACTGGGGGATCCTGCAGCCGGACGCGGCGATGAAGAACTTCCTGTGGAAGGGGCGGGGAGCACTCTTCCTCCCCCTCGGCCGCGCGATCGCCGCGATCGTCGTCGAGGGCGGCTTTGCCCACGGGCGCGTACCCCTGCTCCTCCGCCGGCACATCGGCGGCGAGAACACCCTGCGCGGACACGAGTTCGGCGCCTTCGCGGGCGAGCGGTCCATCGTCCAGCGCACCGAGCTGCGCGTCCCGCTCAACTTCTCCGAGCTCGCCGACATCGGCAACCCGATGGTCCTCGTCGATCTGCACGTCTTCTGGGACGCGGGCGCGGCCTGGAACCGGCCCGAGGCCTTCGACACGGACCTCATCCACAGCGGGTTCGGGTGCGGGATGCACTTCATCCCGCGCGCGGGGCTGCTCGCGACGGTCGGATACGCCTGGCGCCTGGACACCTCCGGCGACTGGTATCTCGACCTCTCGACGGGATTCTGA
- a CDS encoding DUF362 domain-containing protein, translated as MNRRDFLRTVAGGAAAGAFLPLDGFASPLFPEAAAAPFAVVTGPDPAALVRRAVELVGGMDSFVSSGDVVFVKPNISWDRPPAQGATTNPLVVETVVRLALEAGAKRVVVADNTCNDARRCYAHSGIKEAAEAAGAKTPFMEARKFVKTQIGGKAVREWEVYRDALDADRIINVPVAKHHGLSGVTLSMKNLMGLVGGARNRMHQKLDTSIVDLCAFFRPTLTILDAVRILTAHGPQGGTLKDARTLDTVAACIDPVKIDAWGTTILAEAHDGRAPEEFAFIREAEERGLGTSDFRGGEFHEETLAG; from the coding sequence ATGAACAGACGCGACTTCCTGCGGACCGTTGCCGGCGGCGCCGCCGCGGGCGCCTTCCTTCCCCTCGACGGCTTCGCCTCGCCCCTCTTCCCCGAGGCGGCAGCCGCGCCCTTCGCCGTCGTCACCGGACCCGACCCGGCCGCGCTCGTCAGGCGGGCCGTCGAGCTCGTCGGCGGGATGGATTCCTTCGTGTCGTCGGGCGACGTCGTCTTCGTCAAGCCGAACATCTCGTGGGACCGCCCCCCCGCCCAGGGGGCGACGACCAACCCCCTCGTCGTCGAGACGGTCGTCCGGCTCGCACTCGAGGCGGGAGCGAAGCGGGTCGTCGTGGCCGACAACACCTGCAACGACGCCCGGCGCTGCTACGCGCACAGCGGCATCAAGGAGGCGGCCGAGGCCGCCGGCGCCAAGACGCCCTTCATGGAGGCGCGCAAGTTCGTGAAGACGCAGATCGGCGGCAAGGCCGTCCGCGAGTGGGAGGTCTACCGCGACGCGCTCGACGCCGACCGGATCATCAACGTGCCCGTCGCCAAGCACCACGGCCTCTCCGGCGTGACCCTCTCGATGAAGAACCTCATGGGGCTCGTCGGCGGGGCCCGGAACCGCATGCACCAGAAGCTCGACACGAGCATCGTCGATCTCTGCGCCTTCTTCCGGCCGACGCTCACGATCCTCGACGCGGTGCGCATCCTCACCGCGCACGGCCCGCAGGGGGGCACGCTGAAGGACGCGCGCACGCTCGACACCGTGGCGGCGTGCATCGATCCGGTCAAGATCGACGCCTGGGGCACGACGATCCTCGCCGAGGCCCACGACGGCCGCGCCCCGGAGGAGTTCGCCTTCATCCGGGAGGCCGAGGAACGGGGGCTCGGCACGAGCGATTTCCGCGGCGGCGAATTCCACGAGGAGACGCTCGCCGGCTAG
- a CDS encoding 4Fe-4S binding protein yields MKNARRLSQILFLALFLFLFIQTEYKGSNELGLPVRFFLDFDPLIALSVLLATHAARALFLFSIVTVVVSVLFGRVFCGWVCPLGTLNTFAGWFKMRSMKPGEDDTVFRRWRPVKYYVLFFLLVAAAFGWNAAGFVDPISMTIRSLAVGWNPAVNKIVRSFFEFTYAADLPWVSPGLDAVYSAMIGTALAFEQPVFRQSILIGLLFAGVIGLNALAPRFWCRYLCPLGALLGLLGWKQALARVDVDGGKCVSCRRCNLSCQGDATPFPAGRWASRECLACWNCADVCPVQAVSIHPTTRATGDGNVDLTRRWLLASGLGALVAVPAMSVGAHRTRPNPELIRPPGALPEQAFVRTCVKCGECMKVCLTNGLQPTLGQAGLEGLWTPLLVPRLGYCEYNCNLCSQVCPTGAIRAIDLKEKHRIRIGLATIDRDRCIPWALGVNCIVCEEHCPVPGKAIRFEEEERENRRGETFTLKRPVVNPRLCVGCGICENKCPVVDLPAIRVSSINETRSEENRLVL; encoded by the coding sequence ATGAAGAACGCCAGGCGCCTGTCGCAGATACTCTTTCTCGCGCTCTTCCTCTTCCTCTTCATCCAGACGGAGTACAAGGGGAGCAACGAGCTGGGCCTGCCCGTACGGTTCTTCCTCGATTTCGACCCGCTCATCGCCCTGAGCGTCCTCCTCGCCACGCACGCCGCCAGGGCGCTCTTCCTTTTCTCGATCGTGACGGTCGTCGTCTCCGTCCTCTTCGGCCGGGTCTTCTGCGGCTGGGTCTGCCCGCTCGGCACGCTCAACACGTTCGCCGGCTGGTTCAAGATGCGCTCGATGAAACCGGGCGAGGACGACACCGTCTTCCGCCGCTGGCGCCCGGTGAAATACTACGTGCTCTTCTTCCTGCTCGTCGCGGCCGCCTTCGGCTGGAACGCCGCGGGGTTCGTCGATCCGATCTCGATGACGATCCGCTCGCTCGCCGTCGGCTGGAATCCCGCCGTGAACAAGATCGTCCGGTCCTTCTTCGAGTTCACCTACGCCGCCGATCTCCCCTGGGTCTCGCCGGGGCTCGACGCCGTCTACTCGGCGATGATCGGCACCGCGCTCGCCTTCGAGCAGCCCGTCTTCCGGCAGTCGATCCTGATCGGGCTCCTCTTCGCCGGCGTCATCGGGCTGAACGCGCTCGCGCCGCGCTTCTGGTGCCGCTACCTCTGCCCGCTCGGCGCCCTGCTCGGCCTCCTCGGCTGGAAGCAGGCCCTCGCGCGCGTCGACGTGGACGGCGGGAAATGCGTCTCCTGTCGTCGATGCAACCTCTCCTGCCAGGGGGATGCGACCCCCTTCCCCGCCGGCCGCTGGGCGAGCCGCGAATGCCTCGCCTGCTGGAACTGCGCCGACGTCTGCCCGGTGCAGGCGGTCTCGATCCACCCGACGACCCGCGCGACGGGGGACGGCAACGTCGATCTCACCCGGCGCTGGCTCCTCGCCTCCGGCCTCGGCGCGCTCGTGGCCGTGCCGGCGATGAGCGTCGGCGCGCACCGCACGCGCCCGAACCCCGAGCTGATCCGCCCGCCGGGCGCGCTGCCCGAGCAGGCGTTCGTGCGGACCTGCGTCAAGTGCGGCGAATGCATGAAGGTCTGTCTCACGAACGGCCTGCAGCCCACCCTCGGCCAGGCCGGCCTCGAGGGGCTCTGGACGCCCCTTCTCGTGCCCCGGCTCGGCTACTGCGAGTACAACTGCAACCTCTGCTCCCAGGTCTGCCCGACCGGGGCGATCCGCGCGATCGACCTCAAGGAGAAGCACCGCATCAGGATCGGCCTCGCCACGATCGACCGCGACCGGTGCATCCCCTGGGCTCTCGGCGTGAACTGCATCGTCTGCGAGGAGCACTGCCCCGTCCCGGGCAAGGCGATCCGTTTCGAGGAGGAGGAGCGGGAGAACCGCCGCGGCGAGACCTTCACGCTGAAACGGCCCGTGGTGAATCCGCGTCTCTGCGTCGGCTGCGGGATCTGCGAGAACAAGTGCCCGGTCGTCGATCTTCCCGCCATCCGCGTCTCGTCGATCAACGAGACGCGCTCCGAGGAGAACCGGCTCGTCCTCTGA
- a CDS encoding glycosyltransferase family 2 protein: protein MDLSIVIPAFNEQQNIAALYSRLVGVIEKTGRSYEIIYVDDGSSDGTMRELQKLYDADPHVKVVEFQRNFGKSYAYSAGFALATGDIVITMDADLQDDPEEIPLFLEKMEEGYDFVTGWKHSGKSSGTTFVLSVIFNTMISLFTRLKIHDLNCPFKAFRNHVVKKLNIYGDLHRYIPILVQKDGFSMAEIKVSNQPRLHGESKYTFKKYLVSFFDFITIFFISTYSERPLHFFGRVGLSSFVLGVLVDIYAVLWWILRKASIDDSLPTLLLGILLILIGVQFTSMGLLGEMQLRNLRESNPESKYTIKRTLTRD from the coding sequence GTGGATCTCTCGATCGTCATCCCCGCCTTCAACGAGCAGCAGAACATCGCGGCCCTCTACTCCCGGCTCGTCGGCGTCATCGAGAAGACCGGGCGCAGCTACGAGATCATCTACGTGGACGACGGCAGCTCGGACGGCACGATGCGGGAGCTGCAGAAGCTCTACGACGCGGACCCGCACGTGAAGGTCGTCGAGTTCCAGCGCAATTTCGGGAAGTCCTACGCCTATTCCGCCGGATTCGCCCTGGCGACGGGCGACATCGTGATCACGATGGATGCCGATCTCCAGGACGACCCCGAGGAGATCCCGCTCTTTCTCGAGAAGATGGAGGAGGGGTACGATTTCGTCACCGGCTGGAAGCACAGCGGCAAGAGCTCGGGCACGACCTTCGTCCTCTCGGTCATCTTCAACACGATGATCTCCCTCTTCACCCGGCTCAAGATCCACGACCTCAACTGCCCCTTCAAGGCGTTCAGGAACCACGTCGTCAAGAAGCTCAACATCTACGGCGACCTGCACCGCTACATCCCCATCCTGGTCCAGAAGGACGGATTCAGCATGGCGGAGATCAAGGTGTCCAACCAGCCGCGCCTGCACGGGGAGTCGAAGTACACCTTCAAGAAGTACCTCGTCAGCTTCTTCGATTTCATCACGATCTTCTTCATCTCGACCTACTCGGAGCGGCCCCTGCACTTCTTCGGCAGGGTGGGGCTGAGTTCCTTCGTGCTCGGCGTCCTTGTTGACATTTACGCCGTCCTGTGGTGGATTCTACGGAAGGCCAGCATCGACGACAGCCTGCCGACGCTGCTCCTGGGCATTTTGCTCATCCTGATCGGTGTCCAGTTCACGTCGATGGGCCTGCTCGGCGAGATGCAGCTGAGGAACCTGCGGGAGTCGAATCCGGAATCGAAGTACACGATCAAGCGGACGCTGACCCGCGACTGA
- a CDS encoding flippase-like domain-containing protein, translated as MNKPVLKFLLKLVISAALVYLVYTRVDFRQFYESLRHAKTGRLVVVLALTLLFLLPKIYKWYYLVRQIDGSVTFGDATLSYLSGLVLGVVTPARTGEIARVMYLDLDDRIKATGLVVVDRLYDIWVVLLFSILGSFVFLHYTVSILLIAGVICLITMLLFARRLAGLFARLIRFLPFKKKLGSLLDASTACTASANAVVLVSTLASYFVFCLQAYFFILCFEEISFMSVLKAYPMIALINVLPITIGGIGLRENAAILILGRFSISPGVAASVSFMLFFIDIVIPGIIGLLIWTFFKRKSAGRPHEAR; from the coding sequence GTGAACAAGCCCGTACTGAAGTTCCTGCTGAAGCTGGTCATCTCCGCGGCCCTCGTCTATCTCGTGTACACGCGGGTCGACTTCCGCCAGTTCTACGAGTCCCTGCGGCACGCGAAGACCGGCCGGCTCGTCGTCGTCCTCGCGCTCACCCTCCTCTTCCTGCTGCCCAAGATCTACAAGTGGTACTACCTCGTCAGGCAGATCGACGGCAGCGTGACGTTCGGCGACGCCACCCTCTCCTACCTCTCCGGGCTCGTGCTCGGCGTGGTCACGCCCGCCCGGACGGGCGAGATCGCGCGGGTCATGTACCTCGATCTCGACGACCGGATCAAGGCCACGGGGCTGGTCGTGGTGGACCGGCTCTACGACATCTGGGTGGTCCTGCTCTTCTCGATCCTGGGCAGCTTCGTCTTCCTCCACTACACGGTCAGCATCCTGCTCATCGCCGGGGTGATCTGCCTCATCACGATGCTCCTCTTCGCCCGCCGGCTGGCGGGGCTCTTCGCGCGGCTCATCCGATTCCTGCCCTTCAAGAAGAAGCTGGGATCCCTGCTCGACGCATCGACCGCCTGCACGGCGTCGGCGAACGCGGTCGTGCTCGTCTCCACGCTGGCGAGCTACTTCGTGTTCTGCCTGCAGGCCTATTTCTTCATCCTGTGCTTCGAGGAGATCAGCTTCATGAGCGTGCTGAAGGCCTACCCGATGATCGCGTTGATCAACGTGCTCCCGATCACGATCGGCGGCATCGGCCTGCGGGAGAACGCGGCGATACTCATCCTCGGCAGGTTCTCCATCTCGCCGGGCGTGGCGGCGTCGGTGAGCTTCATGCTCTTCTTCATCGATATCGTCATTCCCGGGATCATCGGATTGCTGATCTGGACGTTTTTCAAACGCAAGTCCGCCGGGCGTCCGCACGAGGCGCGCTAG
- a CDS encoding histone deacetylase: MTGIFVHELFEKHLDGYNHPERPERYRALIDRLERFPEPGRLRFIEAIPAEIAWLERVHDREYIDGILSLDVRDAVVLDWGDTVATPATPPAALFAAGAVVHASRMVLAGEIASAFCPVRPPGHHAERDRAMGFCIFNNVAVAAEWLLAEGGLSRVAIVDWDVHHGNGTERQFAEDRRVFYASLHQYRHFPGTGSASMRGTGQGAGFTLNVPMGAGADDTAYREVFDGRVLPALEIFDPEFILISAGFDAHRDDPLASASVSSAIFGWLTRRLRETADRHCGGRIVSVLEGGYDLDALAESVEAHLLALVNGVDGPEGT, translated from the coding sequence ATGACGGGCATCTTCGTGCACGAGCTCTTCGAAAAACACCTCGACGGCTACAACCACCCCGAGCGCCCCGAACGGTACCGGGCCCTTATCGACCGCCTCGAACGGTTCCCCGAACCGGGTCGGTTGCGTTTCATCGAGGCGATCCCCGCCGAGATCGCCTGGCTCGAGCGCGTGCACGACCGCGAGTACATCGACGGGATCCTCTCGCTCGATGTGCGCGACGCCGTCGTCCTCGACTGGGGCGACACCGTGGCCACCCCCGCGACGCCCCCCGCGGCCCTCTTCGCCGCCGGCGCCGTCGTCCATGCGTCGCGGATGGTCCTCGCGGGAGAGATCGCCTCGGCCTTCTGTCCGGTGCGTCCGCCCGGACACCACGCCGAGCGGGACCGCGCGATGGGCTTCTGCATCTTCAACAACGTCGCCGTCGCGGCCGAGTGGCTCCTCGCCGAGGGGGGCCTCTCGCGTGTGGCGATCGTCGACTGGGACGTCCACCACGGCAACGGGACGGAGCGCCAGTTCGCCGAGGACCGCCGCGTCTTCTACGCGAGCCTGCACCAGTACCGGCATTTTCCGGGGACGGGCAGCGCGAGCATGCGCGGGACGGGGCAGGGGGCGGGGTTCACGCTGAACGTGCCGATGGGCGCCGGGGCGGACGACACGGCCTACCGCGAGGTCTTCGACGGGCGCGTCCTTCCCGCCCTCGAGATCTTCGATCCCGAGTTCATCCTCATCTCGGCTGGATTCGACGCCCACCGCGACGATCCCCTCGCCTCGGCAAGCGTCTCGAGCGCGATCTTCGGCTGGCTCACGCGCCGGCTCCGCGAGACGGCGGACCGCCACTGCGGCGGCCGGATCGTTTCGGTGCTCGAGGGGGGCTACGACCTCGACGCCCTCGCCGAATCGGTGGAGGCGCACCTTCTCGCCCTCGTCAACGGCGTTGACGGGCCGGAAGGAACCTGA
- a CDS encoding protein-L-isoaspartate(D-aspartate) O-methyltransferase encodes MTREQIAARGVRDPRVLEAMRAVPRERFVPARNASLAFADGPLPIGCGQTISQPYIVAYMTEALALGPGDRVLEIGTGSGYQTAVLAEIAAEVYTVETVTELAARARRLLGDLGYGNVFYRVGDGSNGWPEHAPYDAIVVTAAPPELPPALAAQLADGGRLVAPVGAGLQELVLVRRRGDGTTRRKLIDVRFVPMTGRAGEDR; translated from the coding sequence ATGACGCGCGAGCAGATCGCCGCACGCGGCGTCCGCGATCCGCGCGTGCTCGAGGCGATGCGCGCGGTGCCGCGCGAGCGGTTCGTCCCCGCCCGGAACGCCTCGCTCGCCTTCGCCGACGGCCCGCTGCCGATCGGCTGCGGGCAGACGATCTCCCAGCCCTACATCGTCGCCTACATGACCGAGGCGCTCGCCCTCGGGCCCGGCGACCGCGTGCTCGAGATCGGCACGGGGAGCGGCTACCAGACGGCGGTCCTCGCCGAGATCGCCGCCGAGGTCTACACGGTGGAGACGGTAACGGAGCTCGCCGCGCGCGCGCGGCGACTCCTCGGAGATCTCGGGTACGGCAACGTCTTTTACCGCGTCGGGGACGGATCGAACGGATGGCCGGAACACGCGCCGTACGACGCCATCGTCGTCACGGCGGCGCCGCCCGAGCTGCCGCCGGCCCTCGCCGCGCAGCTCGCCGACGGCGGGCGGCTCGTCGCGCCGGTGGGCGCGGGATTGCAGGAGCTCGTCCTCGTTCGCCGGCGCGGCGACGGGACGACACGCCGGAAACTGATCGACGTGCGCTTCGTGCCGATGACGGGGCGCGCGGGGGAGGACCGATGA
- a CDS encoding arsenate reductase ArsC, whose protein sequence is MPPKTILFLCTGNQARSQMAEATMRRLGGDRYEPVSAGSAPKDRVHPLAVEVMAERGVDISGVVPKSAASFLETPVDLVVTLCDSARQACPVFPGAPEGIHWDLEDPAAAGGTREERLAAFRLARDEIERRIERLLAEDTGHTHDHGGTA, encoded by the coding sequence ATGCCCCCGAAGACGATCCTCTTCCTCTGCACGGGCAACCAGGCGCGGAGCCAGATGGCCGAGGCGACGATGCGGCGGCTCGGCGGGGATCGCTACGAGCCGGTGAGCGCCGGCTCGGCGCCGAAGGACCGGGTCCATCCCCTCGCCGTCGAGGTGATGGCCGAGCGGGGCGTCGACATCTCGGGCGTCGTGCCGAAAAGCGCCGCTTCCTTCCTCGAGACCCCCGTCGACCTCGTCGTCACCCTCTGCGATTCGGCGCGGCAGGCCTGCCCCGTCTTCCCCGGGGCGCCCGAGGGCATCCACTGGGATCTCGAGGACCCCGCCGCGGCCGGAGGCACGCGCGAGGAACGCCTCGCCGCCTTCCGCCTCGCGCGCGACGAGATCGAGCGGCGCATCGAGCGGCTCCTGGCGGAGGATACCGGACACACACACGATCACGGAGGAACAGCATGA
- a CDS encoding SagB/ThcOx family dehydrogenase: MTAIAALLLLVVSAAAAKELERIELPAPDMTGGLPLMQALSLRSTSRSFSPKELPAQVLSDLLWAATGVNRPESGKRTAPTARNWQEIDVYVAMADGLFLYDHAAHALLPVLAKDLRAATGTQEFVGGAPVNLVFVADYTRMGKIPEEYKEFYSATDTGFVSQNVYLYCASAGLATVVRGLVDREELANAMKLGPEQHVILAQTVGYPGD; this comes from the coding sequence ATGACGGCGATCGCCGCACTGTTGCTGCTCGTCGTCTCGGCCGCCGCCGCGAAGGAGCTCGAACGCATCGAGCTGCCGGCCCCCGACATGACGGGCGGACTGCCCCTGATGCAGGCCCTTTCCCTGCGCTCCACCTCCCGTTCGTTCAGCCCGAAAGAGCTTCCGGCGCAGGTCCTCTCCGATCTCCTCTGGGCGGCAACGGGCGTCAACCGGCCCGAATCGGGAAAGCGCACCGCCCCGACGGCCCGCAACTGGCAGGAGATCGACGTCTACGTCGCCATGGCGGACGGGCTGTTTCTCTACGATCACGCGGCGCACGCCCTCCTTCCGGTGCTGGCGAAGGATCTCCGCGCCGCCACGGGCACCCAGGAATTCGTCGGGGGCGCGCCGGTGAACCTCGTCTTCGTGGCCGACTACACGCGGATGGGCAAGATCCCGGAGGAGTACAAGGAGTTCTACTCGGCGACCGACACGGGATTCGTCAGCCAGAACGTCTACCTGTACTGCGCCTCGGCGGGGCTCGCGACCGTCGTCCGGGGGCTGGTCGACCGGGAGGAGTTGGCGAACGCGATGAAGCTCGGCCCCGAGCAGCACGTGATCCTCGCCCAGACGGTCGGGTACCCGGGAGACTGA
- a CDS encoding PP2C family protein-serine/threonine phosphatase: protein MVEPRLEPKAFYRKMDALLGEIERERGARNVLGRVLDELIGAIGPELRLGSGALYRLERGFYLLAHGPVGNGGNWPERIPRSDPAVKLMLRHHNYIFVDSIEPPWGNDSVAVLVGEDRYLMAFRLLDGWVRETLEFSLNTIRSTLNFSRSTSRMGADLDEATHIQRSLLPREDPEFEGFDIAGRFVMADRVGGDLYDFIDVAPDVIGFAIGDASGHGLPAALLARDVVTGLRMGTENEMRIAAVIEKLNRVIHQSRLSTRFVSLVYGELDRNGTVVYVNAGHPPPIIFTPEGEKELTAGGTILGPLPEARFKRGFAFLDPGDVMLLFTDGIYERIHGTGEMYTKAELVEFIRGLLDRPALTIIEELFKHLWHLGAEERWLDDATAVIIKRLT, encoded by the coding sequence ATGGTGGAACCGCGCCTCGAACCGAAGGCATTTTACCGGAAGATGGACGCACTGCTCGGCGAGATCGAGCGGGAGCGCGGCGCCCGCAACGTGCTCGGGCGCGTCCTCGACGAGTTGATCGGCGCGATCGGCCCCGAGCTCCGTCTCGGCTCGGGCGCCCTCTACCGGCTCGAGCGAGGGTTCTACCTGCTCGCCCACGGGCCGGTGGGCAACGGCGGCAACTGGCCCGAGCGCATCCCCCGCAGCGATCCGGCCGTCAAGCTGATGCTCCGGCATCACAACTACATCTTCGTCGACTCGATCGAGCCCCCGTGGGGCAACGACAGCGTCGCCGTGCTCGTCGGCGAGGATCGCTACCTCATGGCCTTCCGCCTGCTCGACGGCTGGGTGCGCGAAACGCTCGAGTTCTCGCTCAACACGATCCGCTCCACGCTCAACTTCAGCCGGTCGACGAGCCGGATGGGCGCCGATCTCGACGAGGCCACGCACATCCAGCGCAGCCTCCTGCCGCGCGAGGACCCGGAGTTCGAGGGGTTCGACATCGCGGGGCGGTTCGTGATGGCCGACCGCGTGGGCGGGGACCTCTACGACTTCATCGACGTCGCCCCCGACGTGATCGGCTTCGCGATCGGCGATGCGAGCGGGCACGGGCTGCCGGCGGCCCTGCTCGCGCGCGACGTCGTCACGGGGCTGCGGATGGGGACGGAGAACGAGATGCGGATCGCCGCCGTCATCGAGAAGCTGAACCGCGTCATCCACCAGAGCCGGCTCTCCACGCGCTTCGTCTCGCTCGTCTACGGCGAGCTCGACCGCAACGGGACGGTCGTCTACGTGAACGCCGGCCACCCGCCCCCGATCATCTTCACCCCCGAGGGGGAGAAGGAGCTGACCGCCGGCGGGACGATCCTCGGGCCCCTGCCCGAGGCCCGCTTCAAGCGGGGGTTCGCCTTCCTCGATCCGGGGGACGTGATGCTCCTCTTCACCGACGGGATCTACGAGCGGATACACGGCACGGGGGAGATGTACACGAAGGCGGAGCTCGTCGAGTTCATCCGCGGCCTCCTCGACCGCCCGGCTCTCACGATCATCGAGGAGCTCTTCAAGCACCTCTGGCATCTCGGCGCCGAGGAGCGGTGGCTGGACGACGCCACCGCCGTCATCATCAAGCGCCTCACCTGA
- a CDS encoding chromate transporter, whose translation MGIYWSIFLAFLRVGLFGYGGGPAMIPLIEREAVHTYGWMTPEEFIDVIAMANTLPGPLATKMAICIGLRTGGAAGAATALGAMLLPSTILIVIFTIVYYRYRNLASVQGIVRGVRPVVIALLMVTVAHLAPRSVMTWDTFLIALAAFALVFYLRIHPIYTIAVAALAGYLFYR comes from the coding sequence ATGGGTATCTACTGGTCGATCTTCCTCGCGTTTCTCCGGGTGGGGCTCTTCGGGTACGGCGGCGGCCCCGCCATGATCCCGCTCATCGAGCGGGAGGCCGTCCACACCTACGGCTGGATGACCCCCGAGGAGTTCATCGATGTCATCGCGATGGCGAACACGCTCCCCGGGCCGCTCGCCACGAAGATGGCCATCTGCATCGGCCTCAGGACGGGCGGCGCGGCGGGCGCGGCGACCGCCCTCGGGGCGATGCTCCTGCCCTCGACGATCCTCATCGTCATCTTCACGATCGTGTATTACCGGTACCGGAACCTCGCCTCCGTCCAGGGGATCGTCCGCGGCGTCCGGCCGGTCGTCATCGCGCTGCTGATGGTGACCGTGGCCCACCTCGCGCCCCGCTCGGTCATGACGTGGGACACGTTCCTCATCGCGCTGGCGGCATTCGCCCTCGTCTTCTACCTGCGCATCCATCCGATCTACACGATCGCCGTCGCCGCGCTGGCGGGGTACCTGTTCTACCGATGA